A window from Triticum aestivum cultivar Chinese Spring chromosome 6D, IWGSC CS RefSeq v2.1, whole genome shotgun sequence encodes these proteins:
- the LOC123146289 gene encoding plant intracellular Ras-group-related LRR protein 6 — translation MERILKSARESGSLNLSNRSLSEVPGEVYNNLDTGSLDDKWWEGVDLQKLILAHNNLEVLREDLRNLSSLVVLNISHNQLSSVPAAIGDLPLLKSLDVSFNQIKFIPEEVGLATALVKVDFSNNCLTELPASLGRCLNLSELKASNNNISRLPDELAGCCKLSKFDLEGNKLVLLPENMFTSWTLLTELNAAKNQLTTIPASIGALSKLVRMDLHQNKITSIPSSIKGCSSLAEFYMGNNLLSTIPDDIGMLSKLGTLDLHSNQMKEYPVGACKLKLSFLDLSNNALSGLPPELGTMTTLRKLLLSGNPMRALRSSLVSGPTSTLMKYLRSRLSSEEEASGSRATPTKVDQISAARRLSVSSKELNLSGLGVPNVPPAAWETSDVVKLDLSKNLIEDLPNELSLCSSLQALILSNNKIKKWPGMVVSSLPSLTSLKLDNNPLAEISPTDLESLSKLEILDLSGNASSLSEPSVVSSLPQLQELYLRRMKLQEFPIGLVQLKHLRILNLSQNNLTTIPEGIKDFSALIELDLSDNNITRLPAELGLLEPSLQVLKLDGNPLRSIRRTVLERGTKAVLSYLKEKLPSN, via the exons ATGGAGCGGATCCTCAAGTCCGCCAGGGAGTCCGGCTCCCTCAACCTCTCCAACCGCTCCCTCAG CGAGGTGCCTGGGGAGGTGTACAACAACTTGGACACGGGCAGCCTGGATGACAAATGGTGGGAG GGAGTAGACCTCCAGAAGCTCATATTGGCTCATAACAACCTGGAAGTGTTAAGAGAAGACCTTAGGAATCTGTCTTCTCTTGTGGTATTAAACATAAGCCACAATCAGCTATCCTCTGTTCCTGCAGCCATTGGAGA CCTTCCGTTGTTAAAATCATTGGATGTCTCGTTCAATCAAATAAAATTTATACCCGAAGAAGTTGGCTTGGCTACTGCTTTAGTCAA GGTTGATTTCTCAAATAATTGCCTCACTGAGCTGCCAGCTAGCCTTGGCAGATGCTTGAACTTGTCAGAACTTAAG GCATCAAACAACAACATATCCAGATTACCAGATGAACTTGCTGGTTGCTGCAAGCTAAGTAAATTTGATCTGGAG GGAAACAAGCTTGTGCTACTTCCAGAAAATATGTTCACATCATGGACACTGCTCACAGAGCTGAATGCTG CGAAAAATCAACTTACGACCATTCCGGCTAGTATCGGAGCACTTTCAAAATTAGTTCGAATGGACCTGCACCAGAACA AGATAACTTCGATTCCTTCTTCCATAAAGGGATGCTCTTCTCTAGCTGAGTTCTACATGGG AAATAATCTATTGTCGACAATACCAGATGATATTGGCATGCTATCAAAATTAGGAACACTTGATCTTCACTCCAATCAG ATGAAGGAGTATCCTGTGGGAGCTTGCAAACTCAAGCTCAGTTTTCTTGATCTGTCAAACAACGCATTATCCGGCCTGCCACCCGAACTAG GTACAATGACAACCCTAAGAAAGCTTCTGCTTAGCGGAAATCCTATGAGGGCACTTCGTAG TTCTTTGGTTTCTGGACCAACATCAACATTGATGAAGTATCTGCGAAGCCGCCTTTCGTCTGAGGAGGAAG CATCAGGGTCTAGAGCCACCCCAACAAAAGTTGACCAGATTTCTGCAGCAAGACGATTATCTGTATCTTCAAAG GAGTTGAATTTGAGTGGTCTTGGTGTGCCCAATGTACCCCCTGCAGCTTGGGAGACAAGTGATGTGGTGAAACTTGATCTTTCTAAGAACTTGATAGAAGATCTGCCAAATGAGTTGTCCCTGTGCTCATCACTTCAA GCTTTGATTCTGTCTAATAACAAGATAAAAAAGTGGCCTGGCATGGTTGTTTCCTCCCTTCCCAGTCTCACTTCCTTGAAGCTGGACAATAATCCTCTAGCAGAG ATATCGCCCACTGATCTCGAGTCTCTATCAAAACTTGAAATTCTGGATTTAAGTGGCAATGCCTCCTCATTGAGTGAACCTTCTGTGGTTTCTTCATTACCACAACTGCAGGAACTATATCTTAG GCGAATGAAACTTCAGGAATTTCCTATTGGGCTTGTACAATTAAAACATCTACGGATTCTTAACCTGAGTCAAAATAATCTCACAACCATACCAGAG GGTATTAAGGATTTTAGTGCTCTCATCGAGCTAGATCTTTCAGACAACAATATAACAAGGCTTCCAGCTGAGCTG GGTCTGCTTGAGCCTAGCCTGCAAGTGCTCAAACTTGATGGAAATCCACTCAGGAG CATAAGGCGGACTGTTCTGGAGCGAGGAACGAAAGCTGTTCTCAGCTATCTCAAAGAAAAGCTTCCGTCCAACTGA